GACGTCTTCGAGGCCGGATATCGCGACAGGTTTACCCGCTGGCTAGAAGCACATGATGCCAGCCATCCCGCCGCAGGGCAGGTCCGTCGGCAGTATGTGGAACAGCGCGCTACATATGAACAGGGCTACCGAGGCGTACTCGGGATGGCGTATTTCTGCCTAAGGGGGTAGAAGTCCACAGCAACCCACCGTTCACCTGGCGCGCAGGCATGCTGGCGTTCCACCAGGGGATCCTCCACAGGGCGGGACTCGGTGCTCTTCAGTGAGCCCGTGCGATGGGCCGTTCCCAGAGGGTGACGGTACTGCTGAGTTTGTCGTAGTGGTACGGTTTTCCGTTCGCCGGTCGGCAGGCATCCGAGTGCTCGCCAGAATGGTTCCGCTGCAGCCGCGTTCTTCTCGACGATCCCGAGCCGCAGGCGTTCGGCGGACGATTGCCGGTGAACGCGCGCAAGAACCGCGTCGTGGAGCTCTCGTCCCAAGCCCTTCCCAGGGTGGTCGCCGTGCACGATGAAAAGTCCGATATAGGCCGCGGCGGGATCAGGGTAACCGAAAAGGATGTCGGCAAAGGCGACGAGGTCGGCACCATTCCACAAGCCGGTTCCACGCTTGCCCGCGGAAAGTTGAGTGGTACGGAGATCAAGGCGCTGGGGGCGTCCGCCGGCCCCGGCGGATAGCCGGCAATCCGCTCGGCATAGTCCGGGACCGATTCGAGTAAATTCTGCAGCGCGCCGACATTGGCAGGCCCTAAATCGCGGATGGTGTTTATCACGTCACCCAGTTTGCCACCTACCGCTTGACTCCCTGAGTGGCCGTAAGAGGAACCCTAGCCGGGCAACGTTGAACAGGATTGAAATCTTAGTTGTCTGTGATCCGCTTGAGTGCCGCGATGTGTGCGGTGAGGGCTGCGTGTCCTTCTTTTGTGAGGGATAGCCACGTCTTCATGTAACGGCCCGATCGCTGCTTATCGATACGAACGTAGCCAACATCAGAGAGTCTGGTGAGCTGTCGTGAAAGCTCAGCGTCGTTCGTTTCAATTGCGTCGCGAATGGCGGCGAACTCAGCTTCGCCCACTCGGGAGAGAGCGTCGAGGATGGAAAGCCGGAGAGGAGAGAGTAGTTCTTTATCGAGCTCGGATCGTGGGTGTGCCATTAGTGGGCCGCTCGGTTTCCTGTGACGATGAAGGCGACAGGCGGGGTTGCACACAGGATTGCCGCGGGAATCCAGAAGCCCGGTACTTGCGGGTAGAGGTACATGCCTGTGATGATCGTCCCGGCGAAGAACAGAGCCCAGAAGCCAATAGTAAAAAGGTAGCGGCGAGAGAACGCCCGGTCGCGTGCTCGTGCGGTTGCGCCGACGAGTGATACCGGAATGGTTGCGGCGACTATCGCGGTGGTTCCAGCGACGACAGCACCGATCGACGGGACCAACCCAATGATGAGCAGCCCGAAGGCAGTAGCGGCGGCCAGGCTCACCATCGCGACACGCATTGCATACACATCTTTGTGCATTTTTGCGGCCAGCCGGTCGGTTTCCGCGATCGTGATAGCGGCGTCTTGGGGGCTTACCTCATAGGGGCTCACGAGCGTACTCCTTGCTACAGTGGACGGGGTATTTGCAAGCATCGCATGTACTACGCAAGCATATTCAAGGCGCGAAACTACTACCCTTCAGATCCCTTCGGCCTGGCGGTGGCTTTGTCCTTTGCGAAAGGGATCCTCCTGCGGAGCGTCCAACGGTTAGTTTGTCTATGCTCGCTGAGCTAGCGCTCAGGAACTGCCCGATCTGGTTCATCCTCAGGGCGGCCGGCGTACCACTCATGGAACTCGGAACACCGTCCCGAGTCATCAAACCGTAAAAACCACATGTTGTCGTATGCCGTGACCACGCGATCACTGCCCGGTTGGTAGAAGACTGTTCGGCCATGAGCGACAACTCGGTCACCCTCAATGGCGACCGGATAGTACTTGGCATCAAAGGACTCACCTACGAAGGCGTCGCGCTCACTCATCCATTCAGCAACGATCTCTTCGCGTCCTGATGCCCGCATCTGGAAGGGGTAGTGCCACTCAGCAGTCTCTGACCAAAGGTCCGCAATCTGTCGTTCGTCATAGGACTTCCAGGCTGCCACGTATGCATCAAGCCACTTCTGCGCGGTGACCCTGGTAATCGATACCGGAAGGATAGGGGTGTCGTGCCACTCGGGTTGATGCAGGAAGCTCACCATCCCCAGATCATATCTAGAGAACTGACATTGGATACGTCCGTAAGCCCGTCGTTGACTGGGACAGCCGATGTCGGCCGGCGGCAGAACGGGGAACGGATTTCGGGGAAGCCGACGGTTATTTGACCCTTCTCTTTTGCCGGACGTGTTCGCAAGGCCGGGCAGTCCCGGGTGCGGCCGGTTGAGTCGGGTCATGAGCACGCGGCTGGTGCAGCTGATTGGTCGTTAGGCAGTCCCATAGACTACGTCGACGGCAGCGGAAATACTTCGAGCATGCGTTAGGACGAATAGTGGATACAGAAACACAGGTCGATGAACGAAGTGCCAGACAGCCCTCAATCATCGACCGCGTCTTTTCAATCGTCTTCTTGGTCGCGCAGCCGTTCGTCGCCGTCGTGCAGTACTTGATTATCGCCCTCGGCGCGTCCGACTGGATGGACGGAACCCGTTCAGTACCGCACTGGGCGGCAACGACTGGCATCGTTCTGGTCTTCCTCATCCCACTCGCGGCGGCAGCAGCCACGCTCGTGATGCTCGCCCAGCGCCGGATCGCGTTCTGGGTACCGCTCCTCGCGATGGTGGTTACGACCGTGATGGTCCTCGTCCTCTCCGCATATGCGCAGAAACCTGACATCTAGTAAACCTTGAACGCATCTATGTCAGACGCACACAAGGTGTTCGCTGAGAATCCTTTTCAAGGTCACCACGCGGGGTTAGCAGGGGGGAGGCCGCGTACTACTCACCTAAAGGTGTCCAGCCTGACGGTAAAGGCCCCCAAACGGTCCCTCGCTTGATGTCTGCTTGAGCTGACCAGCCCTGTGCAGATTGCCCCGTATGAAAAAGGCCTTTGGCTACTCGGAGGCCGACGTCGGGATGCTTCATCCCGGGTGCTCCTCCCCGCCGCGTGGACGCCCGAACACTCCAACGTTTGTCAGCAAAACCACCTCCACGGAAGACTCGGTAGTCTCCATATCGTGCTGGGTCGAGCAGATCCCAGCACCATTCCCAAGCGTTCCCCAGCGTGTCATACAGGCCGAAAGTGTTGGGCTGCTTCAATCCGACAGCTTGAGGTTCATCCACTTGATCGTCGGCAGTCCATGCGATCCGCTCGAGGGACCCGTAATGCGGCCCCGTCGTACCGGCCCGGCAGGCATACTCCCATTCGGCTTCCGTCGGCAGCCGGTACCCGGAAGCTTCAGTCTGCCAAGTCACATTGCCCTCATCCATTGTGTAGACGGGCACGAGTCCATCGTAGATTGATGCCGTGTTGCAGAACCTGACTGCATCCAGCCAGCTCAGATCCACCACGGGCGACATGGAGCTTGGTTTATCATCGCCCATCATCTGGGCGTATGTGGCCTCAGTAATGGGAACAACTCCGATGGAGAACGGTTCGAGCTTCACGGACCAGTGACGTCGGCGTCGCGCGTCATGCAGATCCACCGCTCCTGCCGGCAGAGGGCGAACAGCGAGAGTAGCCATTCCGCCATGCTCTCACCGAAGCAAGGACGAATGTCGTATGGCGGTAGCCGATCCCTCAACGGGCCGTGCACATAGGAGGTTACGGATTTCGAGCCGGATCAACGTCACAACGTCTGGTTAGGATTAGGGGTGACCAGCCTAGCCACCTTGTGGCCACCCTTCGGATTAGTTCTCTCCACTCCACGTTTGGTTCTGCGACCGATCCAAGATGCGGACTTGCCCGCTGCCGTGGAAGCCGCGGAGGCTGGCATACATCCCCCAGGGCAGATGCCTTTTTCCCATCCGTGGACGGAGGCACGCCCTGAAGATCTTTCCGCAAACACTGCACGACGGATTTGGCGGGCACGTGCAGAATCGACACCGGAGAAGTGGGCACTCCACTTCGGAGTCTGGAGAGGCAACGACTTTGTCGGGTGTCAGGACTTGAGTGCCGAAGGGTTTGGCACACTCAAGACGGTGTCAACGGGCTCCTGGCTCCGCCAAGATGCTCAGGGCCAAGGCCTCGGCAAGGAGATGCGAACAGCAGTCATCCTCTACGCATTTGATTGGTTAAAGG
This genomic interval from Arthrobacter sp. zg-Y820 contains the following:
- a CDS encoding transcriptional regulator, yielding MAHPRSELDKELLSPLRLSILDALSRVGEAEFAAIRDAIETNDAELSRQLTRLSDVGYVRIDKQRSGRYMKTWLSLTKEGHAALTAHIAALKRITDN
- a CDS encoding nuclear transport factor 2 family protein, encoding MVSFLHQPEWHDTPILPVSITRVTAQKWLDAYVAAWKSYDERQIADLWSETAEWHYPFQMRASGREEIVAEWMSERDAFVGESFDAKYYPVAIEGDRVVAHGRTVFYQPGSDRVVTAYDNMWFLRFDDSGRCSEFHEWYAGRPEDEPDRAVPER
- a CDS encoding GNAT family protein — its product is MTSLATLWPPFGLVLSTPRLVLRPIQDADLPAAVEAAEAGIHPPGQMPFSHPWTEARPEDLSANTARRIWRARAESTPEKWALHFGVWRGNDFVGCQDLSAEGFGTLKTVSTGSWLRQDAQGQGLGKEMRTAVILYAFDWLKANTAVSEAAVWNSASLGVSKSLGYEPNGIFRESWKPTEVTEVQYLRLSSERFIRPAWNLDVRGHVRSADYLGILLSDG
- a CDS encoding SUMF1/EgtB/PvdO family nonheme iron enzyme, which encodes MHDARRRRHWSVKLEPFSIGVVPITEATYAQMMGDDKPSSMSPVVDLSWLDAVRFCNTASIYDGLVPVYTMDEGNVTWQTEASGYRLPTEAEWEYACRAGTTGPHYGSLERIAWTADDQVDEPQAVGLKQPNTFGLYDTLGNAWEWCWDLLDPARYGDYRVFRGGGFADKRWSVRASTRRGGAPGMKHPDVGLRVAKGLFHTGQSAQGWSAQADIKRGTVWGPLPSGWTPLGE